The Asticcacaulis sp. EMRT-3 region CCAGCCCTACAGCCACGCCCAGGGCCCGGCGCAGGACTGATCAGCTTTTCGGCGGGCGGATCACGAATTCGCCAAAGCCATGCAGGCTGTCGGACGCGCGGTGAATATCTTCCAGCGGATTATAGACCGGATATTGCGCCGCATGGACGAAAGCTTCCAGCGACTGCACCACGGCCTGGGTGTCGCCGTCCGTGCCCGGCCCCGCCATATCTGTGCCTTCCGGCTTTTTTTCCGAATCGCTGAGAGGATCAGCCAGCGGCAGCAGCGGCTGGTCGGGGTCGGCCTCGACCTGGACGCGCGGCAGCACCACCGTCACCCGGGTGCCTTCGCCCAGCACCGAATGCAGGCTCATCCGCCCGCCCAGCAAATGAGCCATAGCCTTGACGATAGACAGGCCCAGCCCCGTGCCCATAGCGCGCTGTTCGGCGGGCCCGCCCTGTTCATAGGGCTGGCCGATGCGCTGTAAATCCTCAGGCCCGATACCGATACCGGTATCGCTGATGATGATACTGACCCCGCCTTCCACCGCCCTGAGATCAAGCCCGACATGGCCTTCGCGCGGCGTGAACTTCAAGGCGTTGGCCAACAGGTTCAGGCATATCTGCTTGACCGCGCGGCGATCAGCCTGAACGCTCAGGGGCCCCGGCGGCAATTGGCTGACAATCTCTATCCCCTTGTCGTGCGCCTGAGCGCGCAACAGGCGCAAGGCCTGCGAAACGGGTTCGCGGATATCGAACACCTCAAGGCTCAACTCGTATTTTTGCGCCTCGATCTTCGACATATCGAGAATATCATTGATCAGGTCGAGGACGTGCTGGCCCGATTCCCAGATCAGTTGCGCATATTCGGTATATTTGGGCGACAGCTCACCGAAAAGCTGCTGGCGCATAATGTCCGAAAAGCCGATGACGGCGTTGAGCGGTGTGCGCAATTCATGGCTCATACTGGCCACGAAGCGCGTCTTGCCCTGATTCAGCGCCTCGGCCTCGCCGCGCGCGGCCTCCAGCCCCGCCTCATGGGCGTGTTGCAGCGATGCGTCGCGCATCACGCCATACAGACGGCCATCCTCACCCTTGCGCAAACTTAGGGCTACATAGTGATCCAGCCCGGCATGGGGCGTAAACCCGACTTCTGAGCGGCCATCGCGTAAGGCTGTTTCCAGCGCCGCCGTCACATGGACGCGATCCGGCACATGCGCCGCCCCGCTCAGCCCCACCTGACGCAAGCCCTTGAGATCGACCCCCGCCGGAGCTTCACCAAAGGCCGACACCATCCGTCCCGCCGTATCGAGGCACACGATCAGGGCCGGTTGCTCGGTCAACATGCGAAAAAGCCTGGCGCGCGCCTCCTCGGCATCGACGGCGCGCTCCACCCGCACCCGCAGGGCGGGCAACAGTGCCACACCCAGTCCTACAACCAGCGAAAACACTGAAAACAGCGACAGCCAAAGGCTGGCCTGCGCGCCGGGCGTGGGCATTTCCTGCCACAGGCTGACAAAGGCCGCCAGCAATGTCACCACGAAGGCCAGTGTGGCCCCCAACGAGATCAGCACACGCTGATTGAGCACCACGGCGGCCACCATCGGCATGGCCACCCAGGCCGCCAGCGGGCCGGTCAGGCCGCCGGTCAGACTCACCGCCACCGCCGCCCCCAGTGTCCAGGCCCAGATCACCACACGCCGGTTCAGATAATTGTCCTGCGACAACAGCAGCACGCAGCACACTCCCGGCATCGCCATGGACAGCAGCGCCACGATCACCGACAGGGATACGGGCAGGAACAGCATCCCCAACATGGCCAGCAGTACAAAGCCTGCCCAGCCGAAATGCCACACGACCACACCAAGGCGCAGGCCGCTGACGGCCTGTCCCTGCGATTTCATGGCAGTCTCAACGTCGGCTTTCAGCGACACGCCCGCGGCTTTCTCGTTTTACATCAGGTTCGCGCGACATCTTCGCCTGCGACGATTCTCAAACTTTTGAATCTTACCCGTTCTGTAGCAAATTACGAAACCTCTCCCCCGGCAAGCGAAGAATCCCGCTATGCACACACAATTGCGAGACATAATTTTAGCTCAGACGACGCCAGGCCTGGTGAGCCACGACATAACCAGCCGGTAAGGCAAACTTAAGACCGCCCGTCTATGTTGCCCGATGGGCGAGCGTGACCGGCTCAGATGCCCCAGGGTTTTTTCATGGCTTACCCCCAGCACACCGAGCCTGCGCCCGGCGAAGCACCGGGCTGGATGCTTGATCCGGCGGCCTCGCCTGACCGCGACACGGCGCGACGCGCCTTTCTGCGCATGGTCAGCCACGAATTGCGCACTCCGCTCAATTCGATTATCGGTTTTTCCGAAATCCTGCGCAGCGAACTTTACGGCCCGCTCGGATCACCGCAATATATTGAATATGCAGGCATTATACGCGACAGCGGCACGCGCCTGTTAAGCCTGTTCAACAATGTGCTCGACATGATGCGCCTCGAAGGCGGCGGCGATTTCCATCCTGTGCCGGAGCCGGTTCTGCCCTGGCTGGAAGAGGCCGTGGCGCGCGTACAGACTCTGGCGACAGAGCGCGGCATCGCCTTGCGCATTCTGCCCAGCGAAGAGGGCCTGCAAGCCGTCTGCGATCCCAAGGGGCTGATGGCCTGTCTCGATCATCTGCTGCATAATGCCATTGATTTCACCGCCCAGGGCGATGTCATCGAAATCAAGGCGCGCCAGTGCGGCGACAGGGTCGATATTTCCGTTTTCAATCGCGGCAAAGCCCCCGCGCCTGACGATATTGCCCGCCTGATGCGGCCTTTTGAGCAGGGCGAACCGGCTTTGAGCCGCACCCGCGAAGGTGCCGGTCTCGGCTGGCCGATCGTCAGGCTGACCTGTAACGCGATGGGCGGCGAATTCGGCGTCATTACCCGCCAGGGCGAGGCGCTGAAGGCCGTGCTGCGCTTTGCGGCGGCTTAAAAAGTGTAAAGACTTGCACTACGCCGAACAGGCCGCATATAGAGCCAGACCCTTCCTTTAAAAGACCTTGCCCATATGTCCTTTGCCGCCTCCGATGTGTCCAGCCGCCTCAACGACCTGCTTGAGGAATTCGAGCTGTTCGACGACTGGGAGGAGCGCTACCGCTATATTATCGATCTCGGCAAGAATCTGACACCGCTCTCGCCGGAAGAAAAAAACGAAGCCACGCGCGTGCGCGGCTGCGCCTCTCAGGTCTGGCTGGTGATGGATCCGGCCCCGCCGGGCATTCTGAAGTTTCGCGGCGATTCCGACGCCTTTATCGTCAGGGGTCTGATCGCCATACTGATCCGCCTGCTCAATGACCGGCCCTATAGTGAGATTCAGGACTTCTCCATCCGCGATACGCTGACAAGGCTCGGCCTCGACGAAGCCCTGTCATCGCAGCGCACCAATGGCCTGATGTCGATGGTGGAACGCCTCAAGCGCGCCACCGCCTGACATTTCAAGCAGGTTGGGGCTCAAAAGTTTGACATCCTTGGGTTCAGGGGCGTTTTGCAGGCAGGCTTCCAGCCTTTCCAGCCGGGCATCGAAAAGAGCATCGTCGCGCAAATCCTCGATCAGGCGGCAGGCATGGCCCGCCGTGGTGCGGTCGCGCCCGAAGGCCCGGCCCACGCGCGCCAGCGGCCATTGCCAGGCCACATAGGACAGATACATGGCAATCTGCCGCGCTCGCGCCGCGCGGGCATGGTTGCGCGTTTCGCAGGCGATCTGATGGGCCGGAACGCCCGTGGCCAGGGCCACAAGCTCCATCACGAAAAGCGCCCGCTCCTCATCGCCATGCACCTGTGTTGAGCTACCGCTTTCCATGCCGTTCTTATCCGCCGTCCGTCCCTTTATCATCGCCTATAGCCTCGTAAAATCCGCGCCCTCATGACACAGCACGGATCATAGGAGTTTGGCCAATATAGAGGATAACTTTCCTATTGAAACATAATTATAGGCATATAATCCTCTTTGATACACCTATAGCGCGCATATTTTGATATAATTCTTTTTTGGTGTTTCCCCGCGCACAAAGAAAATTGCACCGGGGACAAGATCGCCAGGCAGAGGATCACAACGGCTTGCCGTCGAACTTTCAGGAGGCCGAGCGGATTCCGCTATTGACCAGATCAACCCTGCCGATCAGGGCGTCATGGCCCAGAATCATATCGACATTTCGTCCATCGCTGGACAGGGGCAGGCGCAGCCAAAACAGGCTGAGCGAGGCTGCGCCGCGCCAGGCCATCGAATGCAGGCCGACATTCGGCTTGCGCTGCGACACCACGAAATCGAGATGTTCGGCCCAGTATTCGGCTTCTTGCGGCGTATAGATGGCGTCGAGCGTCTTGCCGGTGATTTCCTCGCCATAGGCGGTGAACAGCTCGGTGCCCGCCAGACGCTGCCGAAAGGCGGCGGCCCTCACGCCGGCTTCGCAATCCAGCACATCGATCAGGCTGATGGTAGGCAGGCGCAGGCGGATAGCCACCGGATCGAGGTCGGCGCGCGCAGGCAGACGGCCACGACGACGCAGGCTCTTCCAGTAGCGGAAAATGGCTTCATGCGCTTGCAACGCCACCAGCATTTCGGAAGCTAACCCAGCCATATGTGATAAGCGCTACTGCCCCAGCGTAAATGTCATACCGAATCACCCAAATTCACCTTCTCTTAACTGGTGATTCCTTGGCAAGCAAAAAAGGGTTAACGGCGCCTTTCACATTCTGCCAGCGCATGTGCATAACCGCCCGCACGCCCATAAAAAAAGCTCCGGTCATCAAACCGGAGCCTTGATTCTTAAAACCCTGTTCGGCGGCTTATGCCTTAACGCGGGCCTTGCGTGCCACCTGACGGCCGCCCTGACCGAGCCCCATCTGCTTGGCAAGGTCGGAGCGCGCCTTGGCATAGTTGGGTGCCACCATCGGATAGTCTTTCGCCAGTCCCCATTTGGCGCGATAATCTTCCGGGCTCATGCCGTACTTGGTGCGCAAATGGCGTTTCAGCGATTTAAACTTGCGTCCGTCTTCTAAACAGACGATGAAATCAGAAGAAATGGACTTCTTGACAGAAACCGCTGGCTCCTTGGGAGCTTCGGTCTTGGTTTCCTCGCCCGACGATATTGCATTCAGAGCCTGATACACGCTTTGAATGAGCGCAGGTAACTCGCTGGCGGGCATTGAATTATTGCCGACAAAGGCGGAAACGATATCCGCTGTCATATCCAGGGCGTCAGTCTTGCTTTCCATTACTAAATCCTTTGAAAACCACGCGCTTTACCTAGGCCAAGGTCTTGACTTATTCAAGTCTGAATATGCAAAAAAACGCAGATGGCGATGTAAAGCAAATGTTTTACTTAAGGTCAGGCCGAAAATTCTGCTTTCAGGACTTCAAATCCTGAGCGAAAGCCAGCATGGCGGCGCGCTGCGGCACACTCATCGAATCAAGATCAGCGTCCTCGCCCGAAGCAATGGCGCGCAACATGACATGGGTGAGCGCCGACGACAAAGACCAGTTCCAGTAACGCAGCACCGTCTGGGCGCGGTCGGTGGCCAGGGTGTCGTAGGTGACCAGCACATTGGCCAGGTCGGGATGGGTACGGCCATCGGCGTCGCGCAAAGGTCGGCGCAGCGCCTTCCACAAAGCGCGCAGCGCCTTGCGTGACAGGCCGGTGGCCTTGCACAGCACGGCCAGCCCCTCGCCGCCGCGATCGCGCAACAGCTTGGCGCCCGTGGTGGGCTTGATGCCGGACAGATAGGCGATTTCCTCAGCCACCTTGCGCGTCATGCCATTCTTGGCGGCTTCAGCAATGGCGTCTTCCAGCGAGGCATAGGGGCTTTTTTTGAGCGCCTCGCGGTTGCGCTGGCGGCGCTCGATGAATTGCAGCGCCTTGCGCGACAAAGGATCCTGCCACTTTTCCTGCGCCACCATGCCGAACACATCCGACGCCATATCCTGCATGATGTCGCGGTTGACACCAAAGCGCGTCAGAATCTGACGGCGGCAGTCGGCATCGGCCCACCAGAACAGCACATAGGCCGAGGACGGGCGCATTTCGCTGCGCTTCATGAGCAGAGGAATGAGATGCGGATGATCCTGACTCATGGCCACAATGGCCTCCAGCGCCGGTTGCGACAGGCGGGCGCGCAGATTTTTGAGCAGGATCTCGATCACGGTGATGTCGCCGGTATCAACCAGGGCTTCACACAGTATGCCCGGCAATTCCTTGCGCGCAGCCAGCAGCCTGTGGTGATCGCTGTTGCCGTTGCGGGCGCAGAAATGCAGGTCGCTGTCGCCCAGGGCGTCGCAGTTCTCGATCAGGTGCTGCGCCACGTCTGGCGCATCGATGATCAGCACGCGCACCAGTGAATTGGGCACTTCCGCCAAGATGCTGACGCGCCTGGCCACACGCACCCGGTCGGCCAGCGCCGATTCGCGCAGCATCTCGACCAGCAGATCGGCGGTGACGGCGCGCTCGAAGGCGTTGATCCGGCTTTCCGGCAGGCAGACCACATCGGCGAGGCGGCGCATAAGCACATGGCGCGCCTGAAATTTCGGTTCAGGCTGCGCTGAGTCGTCCGCGCGCACAGCCTCGGAATCCACACCTTCCTCAGGCATGGCGAAGGCACCGGCGGACGCGCTTGAAATCGACATGGCCGCGATCATGCGCGCCATCCGTTAATCTTTTGTGTAGCACGATTAAGGATGGCGCCGCAGACGCATTAAAGCCCGTCGAACAGGGCGGTCGACAGGTAACGTTCGGCAAAGGACGGGATGATGGCCACAATCGTCTTGCCGGCATACGCATCCTGCGTTGCCAGACGAAAGGCCACTTCGAGCGCCGCGCCCGACGAAATTCCGACCGGCAGCCCCTCTAAGCTGGCCGATTTGCGCGCCATAGCAAAGGCGGCGTCATTGCTGACCTTTTCCACGCCATCGATCACGCCACGATCCAGAATGGCGGGCACGAAACCCGCGCCTATGCCCTGAATCTTATGCGGCCCCGGTTCGCCGCCCGACAGGATGGCCGAGGATTCCGGCTCGATAGCGATCATTTTCACCGACGGCTTTTTCGCCTTCAGCACTTCGCCGACGCCCGAAATCGTGCCGCCCGTGCCGACGCCCGACACCACTACATCGACGGCCCCATCCGTATCGTTCCAGATTTCTTCGGCGGTCGATAGACGATGGACGAGCGGATTGGCCTCATTTTCAAACTGGGCAGGGATAATGGCACCGGGTGTTTCGGCCAGCAGTTCCTGCGCGCGGTTGATCGCGCCGCGCATCCCCTTTTCCGCCGGGGTCAGTTCGAGGCGAGCGCCGAGCAGCAACAGCATTTTGCGGCGTTCGATCGACATCGATTCCGGCATGACCAGAATGCACTTATAGCCCTTGGCGGCCGAGACGAAGGCGAGCGCAATGCCGGTATTGCCGGATGTGGCCTCGATGATCGTGCCGCCCGGCTTCAGCTTGCCTGAGGCTTCGGCGGCCTCGATCATGGCGATGCCGATGCGATCCTTGACCGAGGACAGCGGATTGAAAAATTCAAGCTTGGCCAGAACAGTGGCTTTCGCCCCCAGCGCTTCGGACAGGCGCGGCAGGCGGATCAGCGGCGTATCGCCCATCGTATCGAGGATCGAATCGAAAATCTTGCCGCGCCCTTTGCGGGCCAGTTTATGGCTGCCGGTCGCTGGGCCTGTCGATGATGAGGAATTGGCCATGAGTGTCTCCTGAAAGTTTCTGGTGGCGTTTTCTGATGGAGCGTTCAAAACGAGGGGTTTGCGGTAACACAATGCTTTTACGCACTGAAGGCCTGCCCTTCCGTTAAGATGATTTTAAAATATCTTATATCGTCCTGACTTCAAATTTAAGGCAAATCAGCTCACATGAATAGTGAGTTCCGCTAAACCCTGACAGGATATGAATATGCATACGGACGAACTGGCCACCGAAACGCTTACCCCCCCGGCCACCGATCCGGCTGCGCCCGACCCTGTACAGGCAGGCGGCTATCAGATGGGTGCCCACGCCCTGGCCACCCAGCTCGTCGCCAAGCTGTGCCATGATTTCATTTCGCCCGCCGGCGCCATCATCTCCGGCCTCGACCTGCTCGAAGACCCGACGGCCCAAGATATGAAGCAGGAGGCGATGAACCTGATCTCGACCTCGGCGAAAAAGCTGGTCACGCTGGTTCATTTCGCGCGCGTCGCCTACGGTGCCGCCACCACGTCCGAAGCCTTTAACGGTTCGCAACTCAAAACGATCCTCGCCGATGTTTTTTCCGGGATGCGCGCCGAACTGGTGTTCGACATTGCACCGGACGCGCTTTTTTCCAAACCCGCCGCCCGCGCCCTGCTTAATCTCGGCCTGATCGCCGGTAACGCCCTGCCGGTAGGCGGCACGGCCACGCTCACGATGCAGCGTGATGAAAACGGCCTGATCCTGACCTCGGACTCCAAGGGTGCGCGCGCCCGTCTGAAGGCCGAGGCCATCGAAGGCTTAAAAGGCCTGCCGCTCGGCGACGGCCTGTCCGGTCAATGGATACAGCCGCACTGGCTATACAGCGTGGTGCATGAGGCGGGTGGCAGGCTCGATTTCGTTGCTGAACCCGATTCGCTCGGCATCACGATCCATATGCCGGAATAGGGGG contains the following coding sequences:
- a CDS encoding HAMP domain-containing sensor histidine kinase, with the protein product MKSQGQAVSGLRLGVVVWHFGWAGFVLLAMLGMLFLPVSLSVIVALLSMAMPGVCCVLLLSQDNYLNRRVVIWAWTLGAAVAVSLTGGLTGPLAAWVAMPMVAAVVLNQRVLISLGATLAFVVTLLAAFVSLWQEMPTPGAQASLWLSLFSVFSLVVGLGVALLPALRVRVERAVDAEEARARLFRMLTEQPALIVCLDTAGRMVSAFGEAPAGVDLKGLRQVGLSGAAHVPDRVHVTAALETALRDGRSEVGFTPHAGLDHYVALSLRKGEDGRLYGVMRDASLQHAHEAGLEAARGEAEALNQGKTRFVASMSHELRTPLNAVIGFSDIMRQQLFGELSPKYTEYAQLIWESGQHVLDLINDILDMSKIEAQKYELSLEVFDIREPVSQALRLLRAQAHDKGIEIVSQLPPGPLSVQADRRAVKQICLNLLANALKFTPREGHVGLDLRAVEGGVSIIISDTGIGIGPEDLQRIGQPYEQGGPAEQRAMGTGLGLSIVKAMAHLLGGRMSLHSVLGEGTRVTVVLPRVQVEADPDQPLLPLADPLSDSEKKPEGTDMAGPGTDGDTQAVVQSLEAFVHAAQYPVYNPLEDIHRASDSLHGFGEFVIRPPKS
- a CDS encoding HAMP domain-containing sensor histidine kinase, which translates into the protein MAYPQHTEPAPGEAPGWMLDPAASPDRDTARRAFLRMVSHELRTPLNSIIGFSEILRSELYGPLGSPQYIEYAGIIRDSGTRLLSLFNNVLDMMRLEGGGDFHPVPEPVLPWLEEAVARVQTLATERGIALRILPSEEGLQAVCDPKGLMACLDHLLHNAIDFTAQGDVIEIKARQCGDRVDISVFNRGKAPAPDDIARLMRPFEQGEPALSRTREGAGLGWPIVRLTCNAMGGEFGVITRQGEALKAVLRFAAA
- a CDS encoding SufE family protein, with amino-acid sequence MSFAASDVSSRLNDLLEEFELFDDWEERYRYIIDLGKNLTPLSPEEKNEATRVRGCASQVWLVMDPAPPGILKFRGDSDAFIVRGLIAILIRLLNDRPYSEIQDFSIRDTLTRLGLDEALSSQRTNGLMSMVERLKRATA
- a CDS encoding helix-turn-helix domain-containing protein; its protein translation is MIKGRTADKNGMESGSSTQVHGDEERALFVMELVALATGVPAHQIACETRNHARAARARQIAMYLSYVAWQWPLARVGRAFGRDRTTAGHACRLIEDLRDDALFDARLERLEACLQNAPEPKDVKLLSPNLLEMSGGGALEAFHHRHQAIGALR
- a CDS encoding PAS domain-containing protein, with translation MAGLASEMLVALQAHEAIFRYWKSLRRRGRLPARADLDPVAIRLRLPTISLIDVLDCEAGVRAAAFRQRLAGTELFTAYGEEITGKTLDAIYTPQEAEYWAEHLDFVVSQRKPNVGLHSMAWRGAASLSLFWLRLPLSSDGRNVDMILGHDALIGRVDLVNSGIRSAS
- a CDS encoding MucR family transcriptional regulator encodes the protein MESKTDALDMTADIVSAFVGNNSMPASELPALIQSVYQALNAISSGEETKTEAPKEPAVSVKKSISSDFIVCLEDGRKFKSLKRHLRTKYGMSPEDYRAKWGLAKDYPMVAPNYAKARSDLAKQMGLGQGGRQVARKARVKA
- a CDS encoding DUF2336 domain-containing protein translates to MPEEGVDSEAVRADDSAQPEPKFQARHVLMRRLADVVCLPESRINAFERAVTADLLVEMLRESALADRVRVARRVSILAEVPNSLVRVLIIDAPDVAQHLIENCDALGDSDLHFCARNGNSDHHRLLAARKELPGILCEALVDTGDITVIEILLKNLRARLSQPALEAIVAMSQDHPHLIPLLMKRSEMRPSSAYVLFWWADADCRRQILTRFGVNRDIMQDMASDVFGMVAQEKWQDPLSRKALQFIERRQRNREALKKSPYASLEDAIAEAAKNGMTRKVAEEIAYLSGIKPTTGAKLLRDRGGEGLAVLCKATGLSRKALRALWKALRRPLRDADGRTHPDLANVLVTYDTLATDRAQTVLRYWNWSLSSALTHVMLRAIASGEDADLDSMSVPQRAAMLAFAQDLKS
- the cysK gene encoding cysteine synthase A; the encoded protein is MANSSSSTGPATGSHKLARKGRGKIFDSILDTMGDTPLIRLPRLSEALGAKATVLAKLEFFNPLSSVKDRIGIAMIEAAEASGKLKPGGTIIEATSGNTGIALAFVSAAKGYKCILVMPESMSIERRKMLLLLGARLELTPAEKGMRGAINRAQELLAETPGAIIPAQFENEANPLVHRLSTAEEIWNDTDGAVDVVVSGVGTGGTISGVGEVLKAKKPSVKMIAIEPESSAILSGGEPGPHKIQGIGAGFVPAILDRGVIDGVEKVSNDAAFAMARKSASLEGLPVGISSGAALEVAFRLATQDAYAGKTIVAIIPSFAERYLSTALFDGL
- a CDS encoding histidine phosphotransferase ChpT, with protein sequence MNMHTDELATETLTPPATDPAAPDPVQAGGYQMGAHALATQLVAKLCHDFISPAGAIISGLDLLEDPTAQDMKQEAMNLISTSAKKLVTLVHFARVAYGAATTSEAFNGSQLKTILADVFSGMRAELVFDIAPDALFSKPAARALLNLGLIAGNALPVGGTATLTMQRDENGLILTSDSKGARARLKAEAIEGLKGLPLGDGLSGQWIQPHWLYSVVHEAGGRLDFVAEPDSLGITIHMPE